Proteins from one Streptomyces sp. NBC_00390 genomic window:
- the gabT gene encoding 4-aminobutyrate--2-oxoglutarate transaminase produces the protein MTEIPQERRVVTAIPGPKSQELQARRTATVAGGVGSVLPVFTVRAGGGIIEDIDGNRLIDFGSGIAVTSVGASAEAVVRRASAQLADFTHTCFMVTPYEGYVEVCEALAELTPGDHPKKSALFNSGAEAVENAVKIARAYTKRQAVVVFDHGYHGRTNLTMALTAKNMPYKHGFGPFAPEIYRVPVAYGYRWPTGPENCGPEAAAQAIDQITKQVGPENVAAIIIEPVLGEGGFIEPAKGFMPAIVKFANDNGIVFVADEIQSGFCRTGQWFACEDEGIVPDLITTAKGIAGGLPLAAVTGRAEIMDAPHAGGLGGTYGGNPVACAGALGSIETMREQDLNGKAKRIEEIMKGRLAAMQEKFAHNDRFVIGDIRGRGAMIAIELVKDLVTKEPAPEAAGALAKACHAEGLVVLTCGTYGNVLRFLPPLVIGEDLLNEGLDIIESAFAQV, from the coding sequence ATGACCGAAATCCCGCAGGAGCGCCGCGTCGTCACCGCCATTCCCGGCCCGAAGTCGCAGGAGCTGCAGGCCCGCCGCACGGCCACGGTGGCCGGCGGGGTGGGGTCCGTGCTGCCCGTGTTCACGGTTCGCGCGGGTGGCGGGATCATCGAGGACATCGACGGCAACCGCCTGATCGACTTCGGCTCCGGTATCGCCGTGACCTCGGTCGGCGCCTCCGCCGAGGCCGTCGTACGCCGCGCCTCCGCACAGCTCGCCGACTTCACGCACACCTGTTTCATGGTCACGCCCTACGAGGGCTACGTCGAGGTGTGTGAGGCGCTTGCCGAGCTGACCCCGGGCGACCACCCCAAGAAGTCCGCGCTGTTCAACTCCGGCGCCGAGGCCGTCGAGAACGCCGTCAAGATCGCCCGTGCGTACACCAAGCGCCAGGCCGTCGTCGTCTTCGACCACGGCTACCACGGCCGTACGAACCTCACGATGGCGCTGACCGCCAAGAACATGCCGTACAAGCACGGCTTCGGGCCGTTCGCGCCCGAGATCTACCGGGTGCCGGTGGCGTACGGCTACCGCTGGCCGACGGGCCCGGAGAACTGCGGTCCCGAGGCCGCCGCCCAGGCCATCGACCAGATCACCAAGCAGGTCGGCCCCGAGAACGTGGCCGCGATCATCATCGAGCCGGTCCTGGGCGAGGGCGGCTTCATCGAGCCGGCCAAGGGCTTCATGCCGGCGATCGTGAAGTTCGCCAACGACAACGGCATCGTCTTCGTCGCCGACGAGATCCAGTCCGGCTTCTGCCGCACCGGCCAGTGGTTCGCCTGCGAGGACGAGGGCATCGTCCCGGACCTGATCACCACGGCCAAGGGCATCGCGGGCGGCCTGCCGCTCGCCGCCGTCACGGGCCGCGCCGAGATCATGGACGCCCCGCACGCGGGCGGCCTCGGCGGCACCTACGGCGGCAACCCGGTGGCCTGCGCCGGTGCGCTGGGCTCCATCGAGACCATGCGCGAGCAGGACCTCAACGGCAAGGCCAAGCGCATCGAGGAGATCATGAAGGGCCGCCTCGCCGCGATGCAGGAGAAGTTCGCCCACAACGATCGATTCGTCATCGGCGACATCCGCGGCCGCGGCGCCATGATCGCCATCGAGCTGGTGAAGGACCTGGTGACCAAGGAGCCCGCCCCGGAGGCGGCGGGCGCACTCGCCAAGGCCTGCCACGCCGAGGGGCTCGTGGTGCTCACCTGCGGCACGTACGGGAACGTGCTGCGCTTCCTGCCGCCGCTGGTCATCGGCGAAGACCTGTTGAACGAGGGTCTTGACATCATCGAGAGCGCTTTCGCCCAGGTCTGA